A section of the Arabiibacter massiliensis genome encodes:
- a CDS encoding diguanylate cyclase — MNILSFLATASATYFVMIAYQRVTDGRQSRQNLMAVLVLLSLGWWCLCDAFFYSAPTEETAWFWHRMGAPGWCGFIALTSYYFIVMTGRDRRMGRAAKAAFWIVPAVLVVRFMAFAPSGIADGLVESGSGLGWTYVQGFGTVWPYLLLAYLVVYFGAGMWCLVRWRREAANRAARDLARGYIVVDLAAVAVGLVSLFVVPQFTTYLPPLGFVATMVFGLGYWTRLRDYDFEFVELALIPTYVYEHSIDGLVVTDEERLVLYANAEARRILGDEAPEGKPFASFVAPDERPQVERGAEDEDVRLFRGDLAMASGIPAMCSVNRAKVRSGQFDLLLVHLADVSELKEARDELEYMAYHDPMTGASNRRRLEDLLDERVRAFAAGEGDFSLLFMDVAGFKQVNDTFGHAVGDAALMAVANALKGACAAGEEVVRYAGDEFVVLGGADHAELAARMDAAVAAIDGGAIVCGLSIGIDIGGARYSEAGSVDDLLRLADARMYAKKNAR, encoded by the coding sequence TTGAACATCCTGTCTTTTCTGGCGACGGCTTCGGCCACGTACTTCGTCATGATCGCCTACCAGCGGGTGACCGACGGCCGCCAGAGCCGGCAGAACCTCATGGCCGTGCTCGTGCTGCTCAGCCTGGGCTGGTGGTGCCTGTGCGACGCGTTCTTCTACAGCGCGCCCACGGAGGAGACGGCGTGGTTCTGGCATCGGATGGGCGCGCCCGGCTGGTGCGGGTTCATCGCGCTCACGTCCTACTACTTCATCGTGATGACGGGGCGCGATAGGCGCATGGGGCGCGCGGCGAAGGCCGCCTTCTGGATCGTGCCGGCCGTGCTCGTCGTGCGGTTCATGGCCTTCGCGCCGAGCGGCATCGCCGACGGGCTGGTGGAGAGCGGCAGCGGCCTGGGCTGGACGTACGTGCAGGGCTTCGGCACCGTGTGGCCCTACCTGCTGCTCGCCTACCTCGTCGTGTACTTCGGCGCGGGGATGTGGTGTCTGGTGCGCTGGCGGCGCGAGGCGGCGAACCGCGCCGCGCGCGATCTGGCGCGCGGCTACATCGTGGTCGACCTGGCCGCCGTCGCGGTGGGGTTAGTGTCGCTGTTCGTGGTGCCCCAGTTCACCACGTACCTCCCGCCGCTCGGGTTCGTGGCCACCATGGTGTTCGGCCTGGGGTACTGGACGCGTCTGCGCGACTACGACTTCGAGTTCGTGGAGCTGGCGCTCATCCCCACCTACGTCTATGAGCACAGCATCGACGGCCTCGTGGTCACCGATGAGGAGCGGCTCGTGCTGTACGCGAACGCCGAGGCGCGCCGCATCCTGGGCGACGAGGCGCCGGAGGGAAAGCCCTTCGCGTCCTTCGTCGCGCCGGACGAGCGCCCGCAGGTTGAGCGGGGCGCGGAAGATGAGGACGTGCGGCTGTTCCGGGGCGACCTGGCCATGGCGAGCGGCATCCCCGCCATGTGCTCCGTGAACCGGGCGAAGGTGCGCAGCGGCCAGTTCGACCTTCTGCTCGTGCACCTCGCCGACGTGAGCGAGCTCAAGGAGGCGCGCGACGAGCTGGAGTACATGGCCTACCACGACCCCATGACCGGCGCGTCGAACCGCCGCCGCCTCGAGGACCTGCTCGACGAGCGGGTGCGCGCGTTCGCGGCGGGCGAAGGGGACTTCTCGCTTCTGTTCATGGATGTGGCCGGCTTCAAGCAGGTGAACGACACGTTCGGCCACGCGGTGGGCGACGCCGCGCTCATGGCGGTGGCCAATGCGCTCAAGGGGGCGTGCGCTGCGGGCGAGGAGGTCGTGCGTTACGCGGGTGACGAGTTCGTGGTGCTCGGAGGTGCGGACCACGCGGAGCTGGCCGCGCGCATGGACGCGGCCGTCGCGGCCATCGACGGCGGGGCCATCGTCTGCGGGCTGTCCATCGGCATCGACATCGGCGGCGCGCGCTACTCGGAGGCCGGCAGCGTGGACGACCTGCTGCGCCTGGCCGACGCCCGCATGTACGCGAAGAAGAACGCGAGGTAG
- a CDS encoding pyruvate, water dikinase regulatory protein, producing the protein MTEFISYGPPNADPVSLPTFHVISDSVGLTAQAVARAAAAQFGVTNPAIEVLPGVRTFKEVREFIEAHGAVHRQSKGDGRMLVFYTFADAALSRELAAYAEECEDLVAVDLMTAPVNAIVHMTGRKPSTKPGAIHVADQNYFHRIEAMEFTIAHDDGRNPQDLERADIVLLGVSRSSKTPTSIYLSQQGYKVANIPLDPSTKPPVELEKVDRTRLFGLMTTAEVLLPIRQRRLGRAAAVATKYADPEYVYRDLEQARALMRKLGCIVVHTENRAVEETAQEILRYYERVHPPSAPTPAG; encoded by the coding sequence GTGACCGAGTTCATCTCCTACGGCCCGCCGAACGCCGACCCCGTCTCGCTGCCCACGTTCCATGTGATCAGCGATTCGGTGGGCCTCACCGCGCAGGCGGTGGCCCGCGCGGCCGCCGCCCAGTTCGGCGTGACGAACCCCGCCATCGAGGTCCTGCCGGGCGTGCGCACGTTCAAGGAGGTCAGGGAGTTCATCGAGGCGCACGGCGCGGTGCATCGGCAGAGCAAGGGCGACGGGCGCATGCTCGTGTTCTACACGTTCGCCGATGCCGCCCTGTCGCGCGAGCTGGCCGCCTACGCCGAGGAGTGCGAAGACCTGGTGGCCGTCGACCTCATGACGGCCCCCGTCAACGCCATCGTCCACATGACGGGCCGCAAGCCCTCGACGAAGCCGGGCGCCATCCACGTCGCCGACCAGAACTACTTCCACCGCATCGAGGCCATGGAGTTCACCATCGCCCACGACGACGGGCGCAACCCGCAGGACCTCGAGCGGGCCGACATCGTGCTTCTGGGCGTGTCGCGCTCGTCGAAGACGCCCACGTCCATCTATCTGTCGCAGCAGGGCTACAAGGTGGCGAACATCCCGCTCGACCCCAGCACCAAGCCGCCGGTGGAGCTGGAGAAGGTTGATCGCACGCGCCTGTTCGGGCTCATGACCACGGCCGAGGTGCTGCTGCCCATCCGGCAGCGCCGTCTGGGGCGCGCGGCGGCGGTGGCCACGAAGTACGCCGATCCGGAGTACGTGTATCGCGACCTCGAGCAGGCGCGCGCGCTCATGCGGAAGCTGGGCTGCATCGTCGTGCACACCGAGAACCGCGCCGTGGAGGAGACCGCCCAGGAGATCCTGCGCTACTACGAGCGCGTCCATCCCCCCAGCGCCCCCACGCCCGCAGGGTGA
- a CDS encoding cation:proton antiporter: MQQLPQLITDLALILAVAAVVTIVCRRFRLPLVVGYVLAGFLVGPAIHWIPTVVDTASVTAWSDIGVIFLMFGLGLEFSVLKLATVGRPAVVTAAFEMTLMMATGLMVGTLLGWSFTMSLFLGGMLAISSSSIIVKTFNDLGVKGQGFTELVFGVLVIEDIAAVFLLAALSTAGAGADADAAAAALKIGRMALYLIVWFALSVIVVPSALKRIRDAVNDEILLVTSLALCFGMAALAVGIGFSSALGAFLAGSILAGTVQAPRVAALFKPLKDLFGAVFFVSVGMLVTPHAIIENAGAVALIAVVAVVGRSLFCCAGALLAGQSLRTAVKAGLSLAQIGEFSFIIAALGASLGVTAGFLYPVIVTVSVITSLASPLLVRNSERAYRVLVRLLPASALAFLERREKAAEDGSDDEGETLWRDYLKRWFLKAGMVVLCAAASVELLVRIAPRLLRGLAPEPFLTGALAALGILATGLFMANLFYTGRKNEFGALWMRRRRNRPALAALSAAGLAISFGSVLFIAYAAGADNLLWMVVLAAVCTAALGRSRTLHSLFLKLETSFAGNLSQSVLAERRASLGDEEHANWVEKHLYVVEVEASRTLKLLGARRPADVMFGIAHNLDLMAIVRDGRRVGADEIARLSKEEIARRINDPDDPLGVREGDVLAFLGTEAEVDAYLQSMVKDGSLEEDEAESAMLDTYLSRGPARFDAACFAVDVEAAGSPFAGKTIASIDFKGAYRSLVVAHEHDALVRMKPSRNTRLFPGDRVWLVGDPARAAALIEQAAPLSS, translated from the coding sequence ATGCAGCAGCTGCCCCAGCTCATAACCGACCTCGCCCTCATCCTCGCCGTGGCGGCGGTGGTCACCATCGTGTGCCGCCGCTTCCGGCTGCCGCTCGTGGTGGGCTACGTGCTGGCGGGCTTCCTCGTGGGGCCGGCCATCCACTGGATCCCCACCGTGGTGGACACGGCCAGCGTCACCGCGTGGTCCGACATCGGCGTGATCTTCCTGATGTTCGGCCTGGGGCTCGAGTTCAGCGTGCTCAAGCTCGCCACCGTGGGCCGCCCCGCCGTGGTGACCGCCGCCTTCGAGATGACGCTCATGATGGCCACGGGCCTGATGGTGGGCACGCTTCTGGGCTGGTCGTTCACCATGAGCCTGTTCCTGGGCGGGATGCTGGCCATCTCATCGTCGTCCATCATCGTGAAGACGTTCAACGACCTGGGGGTCAAGGGGCAGGGCTTCACCGAGCTCGTGTTCGGCGTGCTGGTCATCGAGGATATCGCGGCGGTGTTCTTGCTCGCGGCGCTCTCCACCGCCGGCGCGGGCGCCGATGCGGACGCCGCGGCCGCCGCGCTCAAGATCGGCCGGATGGCGCTCTACCTCATCGTATGGTTCGCGCTCAGCGTCATCGTGGTGCCGAGCGCCCTCAAGCGCATCCGCGACGCCGTGAACGACGAGATCCTGCTCGTCACGTCGCTCGCGCTGTGCTTCGGGATGGCGGCGCTGGCCGTGGGCATCGGGTTCTCCTCGGCGCTCGGCGCGTTTTTGGCCGGGTCGATACTGGCGGGCACCGTGCAGGCCCCGCGCGTCGCGGCCCTGTTCAAACCGCTGAAAGACCTGTTCGGAGCCGTGTTCTTCGTGTCGGTGGGCATGCTGGTCACGCCGCATGCCATCATCGAGAACGCGGGCGCGGTGGCGCTTATCGCCGTCGTGGCCGTGGTCGGGCGCTCGCTTTTCTGCTGCGCGGGCGCGCTTCTGGCGGGCCAGTCGCTCAGGACGGCGGTGAAGGCGGGCCTGAGCCTCGCGCAGATCGGCGAGTTCTCGTTCATCATCGCGGCGCTCGGCGCATCCCTCGGCGTGACCGCGGGCTTCCTCTACCCCGTCATCGTCACGGTTTCGGTGATCACCTCGCTCGCCTCGCCCCTGCTCGTGCGCAACTCCGAGCGCGCCTACCGCGTGCTCGTGCGCCTTCTGCCCGCGAGCGCGCTCGCCTTCCTCGAGCGGCGCGAGAAAGCCGCCGAGGACGGCTCCGACGACGAGGGCGAGACCCTCTGGCGCGACTACCTGAAGCGCTGGTTCCTCAAGGCGGGCATGGTGGTGCTCTGCGCCGCGGCCTCGGTGGAGCTGCTCGTGCGGATCGCGCCGCGCCTCCTGCGCGGGCTCGCCCCCGAGCCGTTCCTGACCGGCGCGCTGGCCGCCCTCGGCATCCTGGCCACGGGACTGTTCATGGCCAACCTCTTCTACACCGGCCGCAAGAACGAATTCGGCGCGCTGTGGATGCGCCGCCGCCGCAACCGCCCCGCCCTCGCGGCGCTCTCGGCCGCGGGGCTCGCCATCTCGTTCGGATCGGTGCTGTTCATCGCCTACGCCGCCGGCGCGGACAACCTTCTATGGATGGTCGTTCTGGCCGCCGTCTGCACGGCCGCGCTCGGCCGGTCGCGGACGCTGCACTCGCTGTTCCTCAAGCTGGAGACGAGCTTCGCCGGCAACCTCAGCCAGAGCGTGCTCGCCGAGCGCCGGGCCAGCCTGGGCGACGAGGAGCACGCGAACTGGGTGGAGAAGCACCTGTACGTGGTGGAGGTGGAGGCCTCGCGCACCCTCAAGCTGCTGGGCGCGCGGCGACCGGCCGACGTGATGTTCGGCATCGCGCACAACCTGGACCTCATGGCCATCGTGCGCGACGGCCGCCGCGTGGGGGCCGACGAGATCGCGCGCCTGTCGAAGGAGGAGATCGCGCGGCGCATCAACGATCCGGACGACCCGCTCGGCGTGCGCGAGGGCGACGTGCTGGCGTTTCTGGGCACGGAGGCGGAGGTGGACGCGTATCTGCAGAGCATGGTCAAGGACGGCTCGCTCGAGGAGGACGAGGCCGAGAGCGCCATGCTCGACACCTACCTCTCCCGCGGCCCGGCGCGCTTCGACGCGGCCTGCTTCGCCGTGGACGTGGAGGCGGCGGGCTCGCCCTTCGCCGGCAAGACCATCGCCTCCATCGACTTCAAGGGCGCCTACAGGAGCCTGGTGGTAGCGCACGAGCACGACGCGCTCGTGCGCATGAAGCCGAGCCGCAACACGCGCCTGTTCCCCGGCGACCGCGTCTGGCTCGTCGGCGACCCCGCCCGCGCCGCCGCCCTCATCGAGCAAGCAGCCCCCCTGTCATCCTGA
- the ppdK gene encoding pyruvate, phosphate dikinase, whose amino-acid sequence MTEEVKRVYAFGKDAQGNNVTEGNTSMKAILGGKGANLAEMANIGLPVPPGFTITCQTCMEYANADNTWPEGALDTIQAYREDLEARMGKKIGDAADPLLVSVRSGAPMSMPGMMDTVLNLGLNDESINGLIAQTENPRFAWDSYRRFIQMFSGVVMGLDGDLFENAITAMKNARNAASDTDLSAEDLTQLVAEFKQIFTENVSAEAYPTLVVDGRVQFPQDPNVQLQLAIEAVFGSWNNPRAVLYRKQNKIADDLGTAVNVQSMVFGNKGNTSATGVAFTRNPANGEKEFYGDYLVNAQGEDVVAGIRNTSPIADLKNVEGLEEAGRELEEVFVTLENHFRDMCDIEFTIEQGKLWMLQTRVGKRTAAAALHIAIEMEKEGLISKEEAVMRVDPEQLDQLLHPQFDKNAKYDVVAKGLNASPGAAVGEAVFSAADAVAVTEAGRKCVLVRWETNPDDLAGMIAAEGILTSHGGKTSHAAVIARGMGAPCVCGVEALRIDAEKKQAAVSGTDIVIKEGDMVSIDGTTGSVVLGAVELVLPEMTGDLDTILEWADEFRTLGVRANADNPEDAELSRNFGAEGIGLCRTEHMFLGDRKQIIQTFILNEDEAVREKAVQELLAAQTGDFLGMFKEMDGLPVIVRLLDPPLHEFLESPRALDVEIARLEATGGDREAIAQKRQLMEQIDGMSEANPMLGLRGCRLGIVYPILPVMQVRAIATACAELKKQGLDPKPEIMIPLVSVVAELEKLRAVAEKTIAEVAAEQGVELDIPVGTMIELPRAAVTADEIATQADFFSFGTNDLTQTTFGFSRDDVEAEFVPQYLAERLLPFNPFATIDPGVAKLVKMGVELGHEGNPGIVCGVCGEHGGDPDSVKTFHQIGLDYVSCSPYRVPLARLAAGQAALAEKMGDHRDK is encoded by the coding sequence GTGACTGAAGAAGTCAAGCGAGTCTACGCATTCGGCAAAGACGCCCAGGGGAACAACGTAACCGAAGGCAACACCTCCATGAAGGCGATCCTCGGCGGCAAGGGCGCGAACCTCGCCGAGATGGCCAACATCGGGCTGCCCGTGCCTCCGGGATTCACCATCACGTGCCAGACCTGCATGGAGTACGCCAACGCGGACAACACCTGGCCGGAAGGCGCGCTCGATACCATCCAGGCCTACCGCGAGGACCTCGAGGCCCGCATGGGCAAGAAGATCGGCGACGCGGCCGACCCGCTGCTCGTGTCCGTGCGCTCCGGCGCGCCCATGTCCATGCCGGGCATGATGGACACGGTGCTCAACCTCGGCCTGAACGACGAGTCCATCAACGGCCTCATCGCCCAGACCGAGAATCCGCGCTTCGCCTGGGATTCCTACCGCCGCTTCATCCAGATGTTCTCCGGCGTGGTCATGGGCCTGGACGGCGATCTGTTCGAGAACGCCATCACGGCCATGAAGAACGCCCGCAACGCCGCCTCCGACACCGACCTCTCCGCTGAGGACCTCACGCAGCTCGTGGCCGAGTTCAAGCAGATCTTCACCGAGAACGTGTCCGCCGAGGCCTACCCGACGCTCGTCGTGGACGGCCGCGTGCAGTTCCCGCAGGACCCGAACGTGCAGCTGCAGCTGGCCATCGAGGCCGTGTTCGGCAGCTGGAACAACCCGCGCGCGGTCCTCTACCGCAAGCAGAACAAGATCGCCGACGACCTGGGCACGGCCGTCAACGTGCAGTCCATGGTGTTCGGCAACAAGGGCAACACCAGCGCCACTGGCGTGGCGTTCACGCGCAACCCCGCCAACGGCGAGAAGGAGTTCTACGGCGACTACCTGGTGAACGCCCAGGGCGAGGACGTGGTGGCCGGCATCCGCAACACGAGCCCCATCGCCGACCTCAAGAACGTGGAGGGCCTGGAAGAGGCCGGCCGCGAGCTCGAGGAAGTGTTCGTCACGCTGGAGAACCACTTCCGCGACATGTGCGACATCGAGTTCACCATCGAGCAGGGCAAGCTCTGGATGCTGCAGACCCGCGTGGGCAAGCGCACCGCCGCCGCCGCGCTGCACATCGCCATCGAGATGGAGAAGGAGGGCCTCATCTCCAAGGAGGAGGCCGTCATGCGCGTCGACCCCGAGCAGCTCGACCAGCTGCTGCACCCGCAGTTCGACAAGAACGCGAAGTACGACGTGGTGGCCAAGGGCCTCAACGCCAGCCCCGGCGCCGCCGTGGGCGAGGCCGTGTTCTCGGCCGCCGACGCCGTGGCCGTCACCGAGGCCGGCCGCAAGTGCGTGCTCGTGCGCTGGGAGACGAACCCCGACGACCTGGCCGGCATGATCGCCGCCGAGGGCATCCTCACGTCGCACGGCGGCAAGACGAGCCACGCGGCCGTCATCGCCCGCGGCATGGGCGCGCCGTGCGTCTGCGGCGTGGAGGCCCTGCGCATCGACGCCGAGAAGAAGCAGGCCGCCGTGTCCGGCACCGACATCGTCATCAAGGAAGGCGACATGGTCTCCATCGACGGCACCACCGGCTCCGTGGTGCTCGGCGCGGTCGAGCTCGTGCTGCCCGAGATGACGGGCGATCTGGACACCATCCTCGAGTGGGCCGACGAGTTCCGCACGCTCGGCGTGCGCGCCAACGCCGACAACCCCGAGGACGCCGAGCTTTCGCGCAACTTCGGCGCCGAGGGCATCGGACTGTGCCGCACCGAGCACATGTTCCTGGGCGACCGCAAGCAGATCATCCAGACGTTCATCCTGAACGAGGACGAGGCCGTGCGCGAGAAGGCCGTGCAGGAGCTCCTCGCCGCGCAGACGGGCGACTTCCTTGGCATGTTCAAGGAGATGGACGGCCTGCCGGTGATCGTGCGTCTGCTCGACCCGCCGCTGCATGAGTTCCTGGAGAGCCCGCGCGCGCTGGACGTGGAGATCGCGCGATTGGAGGCCACGGGCGGCGACCGCGAGGCCATCGCGCAGAAGCGCCAGCTCATGGAGCAGATCGACGGCATGAGCGAGGCCAACCCGATGCTCGGCCTGCGCGGCTGCCGCCTGGGCATCGTGTACCCGATCCTGCCGGTCATGCAGGTGCGCGCCATCGCCACCGCCTGCGCCGAGCTCAAGAAGCAGGGCCTCGACCCCAAGCCCGAGATCATGATCCCGCTCGTGTCCGTGGTGGCCGAGCTCGAGAAGCTGCGCGCCGTGGCCGAGAAGACCATCGCCGAGGTGGCCGCCGAGCAGGGCGTGGAGCTGGACATCCCCGTGGGCACGATGATCGAGCTGCCGCGTGCGGCCGTCACCGCAGACGAGATCGCCACGCAGGCCGACTTCTTCAGCTTCGGCACGAACGACCTCACGCAGACGACGTTCGGCTTCAGCCGCGACGACGTGGAGGCCGAGTTCGTCCCGCAGTACCTGGCCGAGCGCCTGCTGCCGTTCAACCCCTTCGCCACCATCGATCCGGGCGTCGCGAAGCTCGTGAAGATGGGCGTGGAGCTGGGGCATGAGGGCAACCCGGGCATCGTGTGCGGCGTCTGCGGCGAGCACGGCGGCGACCCCGACTCGGTGAAGACGTTCCACCAGATCGGGCTCGACTACGTGAGCTGCTCGCCCTACCGCGTGCCGCTCGCGCGCCTCGCCGCCGGCCAGGCCGCGCTGGCGGAGAAGATGGGCGACCACCGCGACAAGTAA
- a CDS encoding glycine--tRNA ligase subunit alpha, whose translation MPTETASAHGERAQAAVQLPPTFQDVIMNLQRYWGDAGCVVLQPYDNEVGAGTNAPSTTLRSLGPDTWRTCYVQGSRRPTDGRYGENPNRTQHYFQFQVLMKPSPDDIQEMYLGSLRAIGIDVDAHDVRFVEDDWESPTLGAWGLGWEVWIDGMEVTQFTYFQQVGGFECSPVPVEIAYGLERLTMFVQGVDSMFDIVWSRGADGVEFTYGDVYLENERQYSRYNFEVADTDFLFQEFNDREAECLRTLEAGLPLPAYDSVLKCCHAFNLLDARGVISATERMAYILRVRTIAKAVCASYMEHVVGVKPAEEGEEADRG comes from the coding sequence ATGCCAACCGAAACCGCATCCGCGCACGGGGAGCGCGCTCAGGCAGCCGTCCAGCTGCCGCCGACGTTCCAGGACGTCATCATGAACCTGCAGCGCTACTGGGGCGATGCGGGCTGCGTCGTGCTGCAGCCCTACGACAACGAGGTGGGCGCCGGCACGAACGCTCCGTCCACCACGCTGCGCTCGCTGGGACCCGACACGTGGCGCACCTGCTACGTGCAGGGCAGCCGCCGTCCCACCGACGGCCGCTACGGCGAGAACCCCAACCGCACGCAGCACTACTTCCAGTTCCAGGTGCTCATGAAGCCCTCGCCCGACGACATCCAGGAGATGTACCTGGGCAGCCTGCGCGCCATCGGCATCGACGTGGACGCGCATGACGTGCGCTTCGTAGAGGACGACTGGGAGAGCCCGACGCTCGGCGCGTGGGGCCTTGGCTGGGAGGTGTGGATCGACGGCATGGAGGTGACGCAGTTCACCTACTTCCAGCAGGTGGGCGGCTTCGAGTGCAGCCCCGTGCCCGTGGAGATCGCCTACGGCCTGGAGCGCCTCACCATGTTCGTGCAGGGCGTGGACTCCATGTTCGACATCGTGTGGAGCCGCGGCGCCGACGGCGTGGAGTTCACCTACGGCGACGTGTACCTGGAAAACGAGCGCCAGTACTCGCGCTACAACTTCGAGGTGGCCGACACCGACTTCCTGTTCCAGGAGTTCAACGACCGCGAGGCCGAGTGTTTGCGCACGCTCGAGGCGGGGCTGCCGCTGCCGGCCTACGACAGCGTGCTCAAGTGCTGCCACGCGTTCAACCTGCTCGATGCGCGCGGCGTGATTTCCGCCACCGAGCGTATGGCCTACATCCTGCGCGTGCGCACCATCGCCAAGGCCGTGTGCGCGAGCTACATGGAGCACGTGGTGGGCGTCAAGCCCGCCGAGGAAGGGGAGGAGGCCGACCGTGGCTAG
- the glyS gene encoding glycine--tRNA ligase subunit beta gives MASLHTLAFEIGTEEIPAFDLHKATAQLEKLVPEALDQVRIPHGEVAIHTTPRRLIALVADVAEATEALEEVFRGPAAKIAFDAEGNPTKAATGFARGKGVDVDALERREENGVEYVFATKSVAARDVAELLPGVLEGVITGISWPKSCRWGTTSEYFSRPVRWLLAMLDERVIPVTFAGLTAGNLTRGHRFLAPGPHEVATAADLLSVVEAAHVVTSEAAREEAIRAGVAEAERATGARAELPEKTLLEVTNLCEQPTVLVGTFDEEFLRVPEEIIVDAMLMHQRYFPLYDEAGKLTNHFIVVSNGDPAHADTIIDGNERVVRARLSDAKFFYEEDLKRPLEAYVERLDEVVFQETLGTMRAKVERIVALANHLAADAGLSAADAADVARAALLAKADLVTNAVVEFTSVQGVMGSYYAVASGENDQVARAIADHYRPRFSGDEPPASVVGRIVAAADKLDTICGLFAVGQGPTGSSDPFALRRSAIGITAMLEAGLPVSLSAAIDASLATYEAAGVEFDRDAVRAEVAEFFVTRTKVMLRDGGCAPDAVDAVLACGVEEPAQIIARTRALEAARTHAPETFDDLATAYARANNLRDAGLGEEVDEALMGEAERTLAAAADKASSQVEAALAADDYAAALEALAALRAPIDAFFEDVLIMDEDAALRGNRLRLLNRFVAVFAHVADFGKMAKGGK, from the coding sequence GTGGCTAGCCTGCACACGCTCGCGTTCGAGATAGGCACCGAGGAGATCCCGGCGTTCGACCTGCACAAAGCGACTGCCCAGCTGGAGAAGCTCGTGCCCGAGGCGCTCGATCAGGTGCGCATCCCGCACGGCGAGGTGGCCATCCACACCACGCCGCGGCGCCTCATCGCGCTCGTGGCGGACGTGGCCGAGGCTACCGAGGCGCTCGAAGAGGTGTTCCGCGGCCCGGCCGCCAAGATCGCCTTCGACGCGGAGGGCAACCCCACGAAGGCCGCAACCGGCTTCGCGCGCGGCAAGGGCGTGGACGTGGACGCGCTCGAGCGCCGCGAGGAGAACGGCGTGGAGTACGTGTTCGCCACGAAGAGCGTGGCCGCCCGCGACGTGGCCGAGCTCCTGCCCGGCGTGCTGGAGGGCGTCATCACGGGCATCTCGTGGCCGAAGTCGTGCCGCTGGGGCACCACGAGCGAGTATTTCTCGCGTCCGGTGCGCTGGCTTCTGGCGATGCTCGACGAGCGCGTGATCCCCGTGACGTTCGCGGGCCTCACCGCCGGCAACCTCACGCGCGGGCATCGCTTCCTGGCGCCCGGCCCGCACGAGGTGGCCACGGCCGCCGACCTGCTTTCCGTGGTGGAGGCCGCGCACGTGGTGACGAGCGAGGCCGCCCGCGAAGAGGCTATCCGCGCCGGCGTGGCCGAGGCCGAGCGCGCCACCGGCGCCCGCGCCGAGCTGCCCGAGAAGACGCTTCTGGAGGTGACGAACCTCTGCGAGCAGCCCACCGTGCTCGTGGGCACGTTCGACGAGGAGTTCTTGCGCGTGCCCGAGGAGATCATCGTGGACGCGATGCTCATGCACCAGCGCTACTTCCCGCTCTACGACGAGGCCGGCAAGCTGACGAACCACTTCATCGTGGTGAGCAACGGCGACCCGGCGCACGCCGACACCATCATAGACGGCAACGAGCGCGTGGTGCGCGCCCGCCTCTCCGACGCGAAGTTCTTCTACGAGGAGGACCTGAAGCGCCCGCTCGAGGCCTACGTGGAGCGCCTGGACGAGGTGGTGTTCCAGGAGACGCTCGGCACCATGCGGGCGAAGGTGGAGCGCATCGTGGCGCTGGCGAACCATCTGGCCGCCGACGCGGGGCTCTCCGCCGCCGACGCGGCGGACGTCGCGCGCGCCGCGCTTCTGGCGAAGGCCGACCTCGTGACGAACGCCGTGGTGGAGTTCACGAGCGTCCAGGGCGTCATGGGCTCGTACTACGCCGTCGCCTCGGGCGAGAACGACCAGGTGGCGCGCGCCATCGCCGACCACTACCGCCCGCGCTTCTCCGGCGACGAGCCGCCCGCGTCGGTCGTGGGCCGCATCGTGGCCGCTGCCGATAAGCTGGACACCATCTGCGGCCTGTTCGCGGTGGGGCAGGGGCCCACGGGCTCGTCGGACCCCTTCGCGCTGCGCCGCAGCGCCATCGGCATCACGGCCATGCTGGAGGCGGGGCTGCCCGTGTCGCTTTCCGCCGCCATCGACGCGTCGCTCGCCACCTACGAGGCCGCCGGCGTGGAGTTCGACCGCGATGCCGTGCGCGCCGAGGTGGCCGAGTTCTTCGTCACGCGCACGAAGGTGATGCTGCGCGACGGCGGCTGCGCGCCCGACGCGGTGGACGCGGTGCTGGCCTGCGGCGTGGAGGAGCCGGCGCAGATCATCGCCCGCACCCGCGCGCTGGAAGCCGCCCGCACCCACGCGCCGGAGACGTTCGACGATCTGGCCACGGCCTACGCCCGCGCGAACAACCTGCGCGACGCGGGCCTGGGCGAGGAGGTTGACGAGGCGCTCATGGGCGAGGCCGAGCGCACCCTGGCCGCCGCCGCCGACAAGGCGTCTTCCCAGGTGGAGGCCGCGCTCGCCGCAGACGACTACGCGGCGGCCCTCGAGGCCCTGGCCGCCCTGCGCGCGCCCATCGACGCGTTCTTCGAAGACGTGCTCATCATGGACGAGGACGCCGCCCTGCGCGGCAACCGCCTGCGCCTGCTCAACCGCTTCGTGGCCGTGTTCGCCCATGTGGCGGACTTCGGCAAGATGGCGAAGGGCGGCAAGTAG